A genomic window from Rhodococcus sp. KBS0724 includes:
- a CDS encoding TetR/AcrR family transcriptional regulator yields the protein MARWKPNGRERLVVAALELFAEQGYDNTTVAQIAERAELTRSTFFRHFSDKREILSAGQETLSRLLVEGIDSAPADATPLTAVAAGLDAVSGAMTEFNRELGPRLHAAIEANDELRTRDAMKSIGLAAAIVEALRRRGVAEATAQVAAELGMLAFRTGFSRWSSPSDDNAPGKLITHTRAAFSELRAATAELR from the coding sequence ATGGCCCGATGGAAACCGAATGGACGAGAGCGCCTCGTCGTTGCCGCTCTCGAACTCTTCGCCGAGCAGGGCTACGACAACACGACCGTCGCCCAGATCGCCGAGCGTGCCGAACTCACCCGTAGTACGTTCTTCCGTCACTTCAGCGACAAGCGAGAAATTCTCTCTGCGGGGCAGGAAACACTCAGCCGCCTGTTGGTCGAGGGGATCGACTCAGCCCCCGCCGATGCAACACCACTGACCGCAGTCGCCGCAGGTCTCGACGCCGTATCGGGCGCAATGACGGAGTTCAATCGCGAACTTGGACCACGACTCCACGCAGCGATCGAGGCCAACGACGAGTTGCGCACACGCGATGCGATGAAGAGCATCGGTCTAGCCGCCGCCATAGTGGAAGCACTTCGGAGGCGTGGTGTCGCGGAAGCAACAGCACAGGTGGCAGCCGAACTCGGCATGCTCGCGTTCCGGACCGGATTCTCGCGCTGGTCCAGCCCTTCCGACGACAACGCGCCGGGCAAACTGATCACGCACACGCGGGCTGCCTTCTCAGAGCTCCGAGCAGCGACCGCAGAATTGCGTTAG
- the murJ gene encoding murein biosynthesis integral membrane protein MurJ — MTVSQNRFAHAAGAVAVATGVSRATGFLRTLALAAVLGTAAVGDAYSGANSMPNMVYELLLGGVMSSVLIPVLARARLRGRTYSRVFTQRLLLATVLGAAVVTAIAVACAPFLVAALVSDREQSQLATMLAYLLLPEIFFYAIAATVTAVLNVRESYAPAAWASAINNLIVLAMVAVFAAVPGPVTLLPSTTTSVQVLVLGLGTTIGIVGQAVWTVAALRRNGFRWSWRVRPVPYTWRPVRVGARLLGWVLLYVAISQVGVAVVLRVAFSHGGVSTYTYADLLFQVPYGILGVSLLTVLMPRISRAVALGDRDAMVADMGRAARYSVLALVPAAVAMTLLGPMLTTVMFVGRVDVDAARTIGVALALSAFGLPPFALVMLQLRVFYAGNDMRTPALINAAMVLTKVAVVALSVARLPNQTIVVMLPVASSLSYIVGAVSGHLVLRHRYGLLGFHTVLETFSRVLWASIAAGVVCVVAVGVTHQLIGNPRAAAAATLTAVLVLGTPTFLIAAKKIGIPEIRNVTTLLNR; from the coding sequence ATGACGGTTTCTCAGAACAGGTTCGCGCACGCGGCAGGTGCTGTTGCGGTTGCGACCGGAGTGAGTCGCGCGACTGGCTTCCTCCGCACACTCGCGTTGGCGGCGGTGCTGGGCACAGCGGCGGTCGGTGACGCGTACAGCGGCGCTAACAGCATGCCTAACATGGTCTATGAACTGCTCCTCGGTGGGGTGATGAGCAGTGTCCTCATCCCCGTGCTGGCGAGGGCACGGCTCCGCGGGCGAACCTATTCGCGGGTTTTCACCCAACGCCTGCTGCTGGCGACGGTTCTCGGTGCTGCTGTCGTCACCGCGATAGCGGTTGCGTGTGCCCCGTTTCTCGTTGCCGCATTGGTCTCGGATAGGGAGCAGTCGCAGTTGGCGACGATGCTGGCGTATCTGCTGTTGCCGGAGATCTTCTTCTATGCGATCGCTGCAACCGTGACAGCCGTGCTGAACGTGCGGGAGAGCTACGCGCCCGCAGCTTGGGCGTCGGCGATCAACAACCTGATCGTTCTCGCGATGGTCGCGGTTTTCGCGGCGGTACCGGGTCCGGTGACGTTGCTACCGTCGACGACGACCAGTGTGCAGGTGCTCGTCCTGGGTCTCGGAACCACGATCGGGATCGTGGGTCAGGCTGTGTGGACGGTTGCGGCGTTGCGGCGTAACGGATTCCGATGGAGTTGGCGGGTGCGTCCGGTGCCGTACACGTGGCGTCCGGTCCGCGTCGGGGCGAGGTTGCTCGGCTGGGTGTTGCTATACGTCGCGATCAGTCAGGTAGGTGTCGCAGTCGTGCTCCGAGTCGCGTTCAGCCACGGCGGAGTCTCGACCTATACGTACGCAGACCTACTGTTCCAGGTCCCGTACGGCATCCTCGGGGTGTCCTTGCTGACCGTGCTCATGCCCCGTATCTCCCGTGCTGTGGCGCTGGGGGACCGTGATGCGATGGTCGCCGACATGGGCCGCGCCGCTCGGTACTCGGTTCTCGCTCTCGTCCCTGCTGCAGTCGCGATGACTCTACTCGGGCCGATGCTCACCACGGTGATGTTCGTCGGGCGCGTCGATGTCGATGCCGCACGCACTATCGGTGTGGCGCTGGCACTGTCGGCGTTCGGGCTTCCCCCGTTCGCGTTGGTCATGCTGCAACTGCGAGTCTTCTACGCGGGAAATGACATGCGCACGCCGGCCTTGATCAACGCCGCAATGGTGCTCACGAAAGTCGCCGTCGTTGCACTCTCTGTCGCTCGTCTTCCGAACCAGACGATTGTGGTGATGCTTCCGGTCGCAAGTTCACTGTCCTACATCGTCGGTGCCGTCAGCGGGCACCTGGTGTTGCGGCACCGTTACGGCCTACTCGGCTTCCACACGGTGCTCGAAACCTTCTCTCGGGTGCTGTGGGCGTCGATAGCTGCCGGCGTGGTCTGTGTCGTCGCGGTCGGAGTGACACACCAACTGATCGGCAACCCTCGCGCGGCCGCAGCAGCAACGCTGACAGCCGTGCTCGTTCTCGGAACACCGACCTTCCTCATTGCAGCCAAAAAGATCGGAATCCCCGAAATTCGCAACGTCACGACCCTGCTCAACCGCTGA
- a CDS encoding thioesterase family protein, whose product MTDDAARTYTSHVIVRWSDMDIFKHVNHARMLTLLEEARIDWLYSAGPEITNIFEPSVVAGAELRYRTPLKHSDSPLAITMWIEKLRAVDVTIRYEVRSAHAAPDSKPAVTATTQLAFADPEAGTLRRLSADQRAVLAP is encoded by the coding sequence ATGACCGACGACGCCGCCCGAACCTACACCTCGCACGTCATCGTCCGGTGGTCCGACATGGACATCTTCAAACATGTGAACCACGCGCGCATGCTGACGCTCCTCGAAGAAGCCCGCATCGACTGGCTGTACTCCGCAGGCCCCGAAATCACGAACATCTTCGAGCCATCCGTCGTTGCCGGCGCCGAACTCCGATACCGCACCCCACTCAAACACTCCGACAGTCCACTGGCGATCACCATGTGGATCGAGAAGCTCCGCGCCGTCGACGTCACCATCCGCTACGAGGTCCGCTCTGCACACGCCGCACCGGACTCGAAACCTGCAGTCACCGCCACCACCCAGCTCGCGTTCGCCGACCCCGAGGCCGGAACGCTGCGTCGACTGTCTGCCGACCAGCGGGCCGTACTCGCACCGTGA
- a CDS encoding SDR family NAD(P)-dependent oxidoreductase: protein MNGFGAETTTNDVLAGVDLSGRTALVTGATSGLGSETSRALAAAGATVVLAARDGEAALTVADRIREGIPHAVLSSISLDLADLSSIRTAVEGLGAQPIDLLINNAGVMYTPFAQTVDGFELHFGTNHLGHFLLTTELLSNLRRAAERSGAVSRVVTVSSDAHRAHAVDLVDPNFVERPYDKFVAYAQSKSANALMTTELRNRYEGSGIAAFSVHPGVCATGLSRHMSREDFAEMKRMSAGKPGLLTNLKSIPAAAATAVWAATARELVSANGAYLADCGIDRAADHAADPVAAAALWELSEQLIG from the coding sequence ATGAATGGTTTTGGTGCCGAGACCACCACGAACGACGTGCTCGCCGGCGTCGATCTGAGTGGTCGAACGGCGTTGGTGACCGGTGCAACGAGCGGGTTGGGGTCGGAGACCTCGCGAGCGTTGGCGGCCGCTGGGGCGACGGTTGTCCTCGCGGCACGCGACGGTGAGGCAGCGCTCACGGTGGCCGATCGGATACGTGAGGGGATCCCGCACGCCGTTCTCTCGTCCATCTCGCTCGATCTGGCCGATCTGTCGAGTATCCGTACCGCTGTCGAAGGTCTCGGTGCGCAGCCGATCGATCTGTTGATCAACAATGCCGGGGTGATGTACACACCGTTCGCGCAGACTGTCGACGGCTTCGAATTGCATTTCGGTACAAACCATCTCGGACACTTCCTGCTGACAACGGAGTTGCTGTCGAATCTGCGTCGTGCGGCTGAGCGCTCCGGGGCCGTGTCCCGGGTGGTGACCGTCTCGTCCGACGCGCATCGTGCCCACGCTGTGGATCTGGTCGACCCGAACTTCGTGGAGCGTCCGTACGACAAGTTCGTCGCCTACGCGCAATCTAAATCCGCGAATGCTCTGATGACGACCGAGTTGCGGAATCGGTACGAGGGCAGTGGGATTGCTGCTTTTTCCGTTCATCCTGGGGTGTGCGCTACCGGCTTGTCGCGGCACATGTCGCGCGAGGACTTCGCAGAGATGAAGCGGATGAGTGCGGGTAAGCCAGGTCTCCTGACTAATCTCAAGTCGATACCGGCGGCTGCGGCGACGGCGGTGTGGGCGGCGACGGCGCGTGAACTCGTTTCGGCGAATGGTGCCTATCTGGCTGATTGTGGGATCGACCGTGCGGCCGATCACGCTGCGGATCCGGTGGCAGCAGCTGCGTTGTGGGAGTTGTCCGAGCAACTTATCGGTTAG
- a CDS encoding enoyl-CoA hydratase/isomerase family protein has product MSDVLVEISDGVALLTLNRPERRNAFSGSMGRMLGDYYRGLDADDDVRVIVLTGTAPAFCAGADLSAGRDTFASPIDDNFSASPVEPPAFDLRKPVIAAVNGHAIGIGLTIAMQTDIRIVADDSKYAIPQVRRGVVPDAMSHWTVPRAVGMAAAAEILLTGRTFDGREAVRLGLASRSLPAEEVLPAALEMARDIATNVAPMSAALSKRLLWDTARYGFTPQQVAAYETELHHRVMGTADAGEGVRAFLERRDPEWVASVTSDWKDLPWK; this is encoded by the coding sequence GTGAGTGATGTTCTGGTCGAAATCTCGGACGGAGTGGCACTTTTGACCCTCAATAGGCCGGAGCGGCGCAATGCATTCTCGGGCTCGATGGGGCGCATGTTGGGCGACTACTACCGCGGGCTCGACGCGGACGACGACGTCCGGGTTATCGTGCTCACCGGTACTGCGCCGGCCTTCTGCGCCGGCGCGGACCTGAGCGCGGGCAGGGATACTTTCGCTTCGCCCATCGACGACAACTTCAGTGCATCCCCGGTCGAGCCGCCCGCTTTCGATCTCCGAAAACCGGTGATTGCAGCAGTGAACGGTCACGCGATCGGAATTGGACTCACGATCGCCATGCAAACCGACATCCGCATCGTCGCCGACGACTCCAAGTATGCGATCCCGCAGGTGCGGCGCGGGGTGGTCCCGGACGCGATGTCGCACTGGACCGTGCCCCGCGCGGTGGGCATGGCCGCGGCTGCCGAAATTCTCCTGACCGGACGAACATTCGACGGACGAGAAGCGGTGCGATTGGGTCTGGCGAGCCGGAGCCTGCCAGCCGAGGAGGTGCTGCCTGCTGCGTTGGAGATGGCTCGCGACATTGCGACCAACGTGGCACCGATGTCAGCGGCGCTGAGCAAACGACTGCTGTGGGATACGGCCCGATACGGATTTACGCCGCAGCAGGTTGCCGCATATGAGACCGAACTGCACCACCGCGTCATGGGTACTGCAGACGCGGGCGAAGGAGTGCGCGCATTTCTCGAACGACGCGATCCCGAATGGGTGGCCAGTGTTACTTCGGATTGGAAGGATTTGCCTTGGAAATGA
- a CDS encoding TIGR03617 family F420-dependent LLM class oxidoreductase has protein sequence MKMDVQLDGRPEDAARRARELVELGVDGLFTFEGAHDVFAPLVAATATVEVDLMTNVAIALPRSPLHLAHAAYDLQSLSRGRFRLGLGSQIRPHIEKRYGAKWSRPAARMREAVLAIRAIFDAWEGNSRLRFEGEFTSHTLMPPTFNPGPHPFGPPPICLGALGPIMTRTAAEVADALLVMPFNSVRHFRERTVPAVEEGLARSGRTPGDLAIYPQVIVGVGRTPEELEAAARGVRGLLAFYGSTPAYRPVLEVEGWADLQPKLNAFSKQGEFAAMTDLIDDKMLTTLAVHGTPEECAAEIVTRFGDCADRVCCYFPGYEVRGQHVAELAAAMKVLAP, from the coding sequence GTGAAGATGGACGTCCAACTCGACGGTCGGCCAGAGGATGCGGCGCGGCGTGCACGCGAACTCGTGGAACTCGGAGTGGACGGGCTGTTCACCTTCGAAGGAGCGCACGATGTATTCGCACCGTTGGTCGCGGCTACGGCCACGGTCGAGGTCGATTTGATGACAAATGTCGCTATCGCGTTGCCCCGCAGCCCATTACATCTTGCCCACGCCGCCTACGATCTGCAGAGCCTCAGTCGCGGCCGGTTCCGTCTGGGGCTGGGCTCGCAGATCCGTCCGCATATCGAGAAGCGGTACGGGGCGAAGTGGTCGCGCCCGGCGGCCCGCATGCGTGAGGCGGTGCTGGCGATCAGGGCGATTTTCGATGCGTGGGAGGGTAATTCACGCCTACGGTTCGAGGGAGAGTTCACGTCGCACACGCTGATGCCTCCGACGTTCAATCCGGGGCCTCATCCCTTTGGGCCACCTCCGATCTGCCTAGGTGCACTCGGGCCCATCATGACTCGCACGGCGGCCGAGGTGGCAGATGCTCTGCTGGTGATGCCGTTCAACAGCGTTCGGCACTTTCGAGAGCGGACGGTACCGGCAGTGGAGGAGGGGCTGGCACGCAGCGGACGCACGCCAGGGGATCTCGCGATTTACCCGCAGGTGATCGTCGGGGTCGGCCGCACCCCGGAGGAGCTCGAAGCAGCAGCACGCGGTGTGCGCGGTCTTCTTGCCTTCTATGGTTCGACCCCTGCATACCGGCCGGTCCTCGAGGTGGAGGGATGGGCGGACCTCCAGCCGAAGCTCAACGCATTCTCCAAACAAGGGGAGTTCGCTGCGATGACGGATCTGATCGACGACAAGATGCTCACAACTCTCGCGGTGCACGGGACGCCCGAAGAGTGCGCAGCCGAGATAGTCACGCGGTTCGGGGATTGCGCCGATCGAGTGTGCTGTTACTTTCCCGGTTACGAGGTTCGCGGGCAGCACGTCGCGGAATTAGCCGCTGCGATGAAGGTGCTGGCGCCGTGA
- a CDS encoding MFS transporter, with amino-acid sequence MPVTEPNIQSNLGVSTRQVGGFAAVGFLAFSEVTSGMLQSWYIPLIPQIGQRLAVNPAQLNWVLASYLLSTVICVPVLAKLGDKYGHRRMVLFVLGTVTIGTIITAAAPSFGIFLLGRIIQGTLGALLPLEFAILRERAGASAGRAIGILVGCLGGGGAAGTLLVGILGTHANLTIALYLPAALTLASLATIAMFVPETTTRATGSIDWTGAALLGTGLAAFLVGISNGSKLGWTSTTTLMAIGGGLALLVVFVVTEKKISSPLVDLTLLTKGGVGFLLGLTALFGLQFYGAATVTALYFASKPEIVGYGFGLDSMGIGLAITPVPFALMIASSLADSLAQRIGTRAVLQISAVLISIWFGGLIVFRHSLTGFISMGLIGGTGVGLFIALLPALVISRARPQDSGIAGALYNTSRTVAGATAGAVFTAIMSGMVISGSKIPSETAFIAVWSVCIGVGVFIFVLAPFLNKLGGKAYQPEPTEQLIDLPVRESS; translated from the coding sequence ATGCCAGTGACCGAACCGAACATTCAGTCGAATCTTGGAGTATCCACGCGCCAAGTCGGAGGATTCGCAGCCGTTGGATTCCTCGCATTTTCCGAAGTCACCAGTGGAATGCTGCAGTCGTGGTACATACCTCTCATCCCGCAAATTGGGCAGAGGCTCGCAGTCAACCCAGCACAACTCAACTGGGTATTGGCTTCATACCTACTCTCGACCGTAATCTGCGTACCCGTGCTGGCCAAACTGGGCGACAAGTACGGCCACCGGCGCATGGTTCTGTTTGTGCTTGGCACGGTGACAATCGGAACGATCATTACAGCGGCAGCGCCATCATTCGGAATCTTCTTGCTGGGCAGAATCATCCAAGGAACGCTCGGGGCCCTGCTTCCACTCGAGTTCGCAATTCTCCGAGAACGAGCGGGCGCCAGCGCGGGTCGCGCAATCGGAATACTTGTCGGGTGCCTAGGCGGCGGAGGAGCCGCAGGGACCCTACTGGTCGGAATTCTCGGAACTCATGCCAATCTGACTATTGCCCTCTACCTGCCTGCCGCACTCACGCTGGCAAGCCTTGCTACCATTGCAATGTTTGTACCCGAAACCACTACGCGTGCAACAGGTTCCATTGACTGGACGGGCGCTGCACTGCTGGGCACCGGCCTCGCGGCCTTCCTCGTCGGAATAAGCAATGGAAGCAAGCTGGGGTGGACCTCTACGACAACCCTGATGGCAATTGGCGGCGGATTGGCATTGCTTGTCGTCTTTGTCGTGACAGAGAAGAAAATCAGTAGCCCCCTGGTCGACTTGACATTGTTGACGAAGGGAGGCGTCGGATTCCTCTTAGGATTGACAGCATTATTCGGATTGCAGTTCTACGGAGCCGCTACCGTTACTGCACTGTATTTTGCGTCCAAACCCGAGATCGTCGGGTACGGATTCGGGCTCGACTCGATGGGCATCGGACTAGCGATAACCCCAGTACCCTTCGCCCTCATGATTGCATCGTCGCTCGCTGACAGCCTCGCGCAACGAATCGGGACTCGAGCGGTACTGCAGATTTCCGCCGTTCTGATTTCCATTTGGTTTGGTGGGTTGATCGTATTTCGACACAGTCTGACGGGCTTCATTTCGATGGGCTTGATTGGCGGCACCGGAGTCGGGCTGTTCATCGCACTCCTTCCCGCCCTTGTGATTTCACGCGCACGTCCGCAAGACTCCGGGATCGCGGGCGCACTGTATAACACCTCTCGAACGGTGGCCGGGGCAACCGCTGGAGCGGTGTTCACTGCCATCATGTCCGGCATGGTGATCAGTGGGTCGAAAATACCCAGTGAGACTGCATTCATTGCAGTCTGGTCCGTCTGCATCGGAGTGGGCGTTTTCATCTTTGTGCTGGCCCCATTTCTCAACAAACTGGGCGGAAAGGCCTACCAACCCGAACCGACAGAGCAATTGATCGATCTTCCGGTCCGAGAATCATCCTAG
- a CDS encoding MFS transporter, protein MTEPNVQSNLAVSPRQVGGFAAVGFLAFSEVTSGMLQGWYIPLLPQIGQRLDVNPAQLNWVLAAYLLSTVICVPILAKLGDKYGHRRLVLIVLGTVTVGTILTAVAPSFGIFLLGRIIQGTLGALLPLELAILRERAGASSGRAIGILVGCLGAGGAAGTLLVGILGTHANLTVALLVPATLTLASLVTIAMFVPETTTRATGSIDWTGAALLGTGLAVFLVGISNGSKLGWTSTTTLTAIGGGLALLVAFVVMEKRISSPLVDLNLLTKGGVGFLLGLTGLFGLQFYGAATVSTLYFASKPDIVGYGFGLDSMGIALAITPVPLALMVSSSLADSLAQRLGTRTVLQISALLISIWFGGLIVFRHSLTGFISMGVIGGAGIGIFVALLPALVISRARPEDSGIAGALYNTSRTVAGATAGAMCAAIMSGMVMSGSKTPSETAFITIWSACIGVGVLIFVLVPFLNKLGGKAYQAELPEQLIDLPVRESS, encoded by the coding sequence GTGACCGAACCGAACGTTCAGTCGAATCTTGCGGTGTCCCCGCGCCAAGTTGGAGGATTCGCAGCCGTTGGATTCCTCGCATTTTCCGAAGTAACCAGCGGAATGCTGCAGGGGTGGTACATACCGCTCCTACCGCAAATTGGGCAAAGGCTCGATGTCAACCCAGCACAACTCAACTGGGTGCTGGCTGCCTACCTACTCTCGACCGTGATCTGCGTACCCATACTAGCCAAACTGGGCGACAAATACGGCCACCGGCGCTTGGTTTTGATTGTGCTTGGCACCGTGACCGTCGGAACGATCCTGACTGCGGTGGCACCATCATTCGGAATCTTCTTGCTGGGCAGAATCATCCAAGGAACGTTGGGGGCGCTGCTACCGCTCGAGTTGGCAATTCTCCGAGAACGAGCGGGCGCCAGTTCAGGTCGCGCAATCGGAATACTTGTCGGGTGCCTTGGCGCCGGCGGCGCGGCAGGAACCCTTTTGGTCGGGATACTCGGAACTCATGCCAACCTGACTGTTGCCCTCCTTGTCCCGGCAACACTCACGCTGGCAAGCCTTGTCACCATTGCAATGTTCGTACCCGAAACCACCACTCGTGCAACAGGGTCCATCGACTGGACAGGTGCGGCGCTGCTGGGCACCGGTCTCGCGGTCTTCCTCGTCGGGATCAGCAATGGAAGCAAGCTGGGGTGGACCTCTACGACAACCCTGACGGCAATTGGCGGCGGATTGGCATTGCTAGTCGCCTTTGTCGTGATGGAAAAGAGAATCAGCAGCCCACTGGTCGACTTGAACTTGTTGACCAAGGGCGGAGTCGGATTCCTTTTAGGATTGACGGGATTATTCGGACTGCAGTTCTACGGAGCCGCCACTGTTTCAACTCTGTATTTTGCATCCAAACCCGACATCGTCGGGTACGGATTTGGACTCGATTCGATGGGCATCGCGCTGGCCATAACCCCGGTACCTCTTGCCCTCATGGTTTCGTCGTCGCTCGCTGACAGCCTCGCACAACGACTCGGGACTCGAACGGTGCTGCAAATATCTGCCCTTCTGATCTCCATTTGGTTTGGTGGGCTAATCGTATTTCGACACAGTCTGACGGGCTTCATTTCGATGGGCGTGATCGGCGGTGCCGGAATTGGAATATTCGTCGCACTGCTCCCCGCCCTCGTGATTTCTCGCGCACGCCCGGAAGACTCCGGGATCGCGGGCGCTCTGTACAACACCTCTCGAACGGTGGCCGGGGCAACCGCTGGAGCCATGTGCGCTGCGATCATGTCCGGCATGGTGATGAGTGGGTCGAAAACTCCCAGTGAGACTGCATTCATCACGATCTGGTCCGCCTGCATCGGCGTCGGCGTCCTTATCTTTGTGCTCGTCCCATTCCTCAACAAACTGGGCGGAAAGGCCTACCAAGCCGAACTGCCGGAGCAACTGATCGACCTTCCGGTCCGAGAATCATCCTAG
- a CDS encoding TetR/AcrR family transcriptional regulator, with protein MSRAIPQPSGRGRPSDPNIEARILSATLELYGELGWARLNLDLIARHAKVGKAALYRRWQTKEQIMTAALRSSKITVADFDTGTLRGDLVAIGQVTVERLLGEHGSVRMRAMIDAKIYPELFEGEIAEFRNESIIGGRETIFRAIERGEIAKGTSPALILDAVAGTIEHHFLMTPMSKLKEFESGADKYVESVVDLVLGGIKFSQQVR; from the coding sequence ATGTCACGCGCCATCCCGCAACCGTCTGGCCGTGGGCGACCAAGCGATCCGAACATCGAAGCACGTATTCTGTCCGCGACGCTGGAATTGTACGGAGAACTTGGGTGGGCAAGACTTAATCTCGACCTCATTGCGCGACACGCCAAGGTTGGAAAAGCAGCCCTGTACCGACGGTGGCAAACAAAAGAACAGATAATGACAGCTGCGTTGCGATCGAGCAAAATTACCGTCGCTGACTTCGATACCGGAACGCTTCGTGGAGATCTGGTTGCTATTGGCCAGGTAACGGTAGAACGGTTGCTCGGCGAGCATGGCTCAGTGCGAATGCGAGCCATGATTGATGCAAAAATATACCCAGAACTATTCGAGGGCGAAATTGCCGAATTTCGAAATGAAAGCATCATCGGCGGACGTGAGACTATCTTTCGAGCAATCGAGCGCGGAGAGATCGCGAAGGGTACATCGCCAGCCTTGATACTCGATGCGGTAGCAGGAACAATTGAGCACCATTTTTTGATGACCCCGATGTCGAAACTCAAAGAGTTCGAATCCGGCGCCGATAAATACGTCGAATCGGTCGTAGACCTCGTTCTCGGAGGAATCAAGTTTTCCCAGCAGGTCCGCTAG
- a CDS encoding HtaA domain-containing protein, whose translation MEIAGNSNVTPLKWSVKESLLQYVRALGEISYVSAVMEQDDELVWPLVADRHEPDGTRIAQYRGEIHLRAHEGLLDIVIADPEVRLTEAQGELLVRTTLDGSDRIMIAHLDVVESSALVVRAEVLVTPSGSMVFGANYPSGTKLSPLTIGGAPQ comes from the coding sequence ATGGAAATAGCAGGGAACAGCAACGTCACGCCACTGAAATGGTCAGTGAAAGAGTCATTGCTGCAATACGTTCGAGCACTTGGCGAGATTTCATACGTCTCCGCAGTGATGGAACAGGACGACGAACTGGTCTGGCCACTCGTCGCCGATCGTCATGAACCCGATGGGACTCGAATTGCCCAGTACCGCGGTGAAATCCATCTCCGGGCGCACGAAGGACTACTGGATATCGTCATCGCCGATCCTGAGGTTCGCTTGACCGAAGCGCAGGGGGAACTGCTCGTAAGGACCACCCTTGACGGGTCGGATCGCATCATGATTGCACACCTGGATGTCGTAGAGAGCTCAGCATTAGTCGTGCGCGCCGAGGTACTGGTAACCCCTTCCGGTTCGATGGTATTTGGCGCCAATTATCCTTCAGGCACGAAGCTTTCGCCATTGACAATCGGCGGCGCCCCACAGTGA
- a CDS encoding TetR/AcrR family transcriptional regulator: MAGELASAGGYEAVHMREVAKLAEISLSTLYRYYPSKDYLIKDVVRDELVRLRSDIISRFPTQRSPHERAANVLVRAFRGVRRDGERGFAHAAMSVDRMPLSLDAPYTRHLGIDLMDIMKLAAWGEEHRISKTQYQALDMLQALWSSNVVAWLDGGLSIADVDDRLRVAARRLIEPVSDSPPILNADKANRPVSS, translated from the coding sequence GTGGCAGGGGAACTCGCGTCCGCCGGCGGCTACGAAGCGGTGCACATGCGTGAAGTGGCGAAGCTTGCTGAGATCTCGCTGTCGACGCTGTATCGGTACTACCCATCCAAGGACTATCTGATAAAGGATGTAGTGCGCGACGAGTTGGTGCGGTTGCGCAGCGATATCATCAGTCGCTTTCCAACCCAGCGTTCACCACACGAGAGGGCTGCGAATGTGCTTGTTCGCGCATTTCGTGGGGTGCGGCGTGACGGCGAGCGAGGTTTCGCTCATGCCGCCATGTCGGTCGATCGAATGCCGTTGTCGCTGGACGCACCATATACTCGACACCTAGGAATCGATCTCATGGACATCATGAAATTGGCGGCTTGGGGTGAAGAACATCGCATCTCCAAGACGCAGTACCAGGCGTTGGACATGCTGCAAGCGCTTTGGAGTAGCAATGTGGTGGCGTGGCTCGATGGAGGACTCAGCATTGCCGATGTCGACGACCGGTTGCGCGTAGCTGCCAGGCGGCTCATCGAGCCGGTAAGTGATTCACCACCAATATTGAATGCGGACAAAGCGAACCGCCCAGTGTCATCTTGA